CTGCTCCAGGATGTGCGCGCTCCACCCGGCCACCCGGGCACAGGTGAACATCGAGGTGAACATGTGCACCGGCACCTCGGCGAAGTCGAGCACCACGGCGGACCAGAAGTCCACGTTCGTCCACAGGTCGTGGCCGGGCTTGCGCTCCCGCAGCTCGGCCAGCGCCGCGGTCTCCAGGGCCACGGCGACCTCGTAGCGCGGGGCGCCGAGATCCTTGGCGATGCGGCGCAGCACGCGGGCCCGCGGATCCTCGGCGCGGTACACCCGGTGACCGAAACCCATCAGCCGCTCGCCACGGTCGAGCACGTCTTTCACATAGCCCTCGGCGTCGCCGCTGCGCTCCACCGCCTCCAGCATGTGCAGCACCCGGGTGGGCGCGCCGCCGTGCAGCGGGCCGGAGAGCGCGCCGATCCCCGAGGAGATGCAGGCGGCCACGTCGGCGCCGGTGGAGGCGACGATCCGGGTGGTGAAGGTGGAGGCGTTCAGCCCGTGCTCGGCGGCGGAGATGAAGTACGCGTCCACGGCCTTGACGTGCCGCGGGTCCGGATCACCGCGCCAGCGACGCATGAACCGCTCCACGATGGTCTCCGCCTTGTCGATGTCCTTCTGCGGGACGGCCGGCAGGCCGAGACCGCGAGCCGCCTGGGCGACGAAGGAGAGCGCCGTCACCGAGACCCGGGCGAGATCCTTGCGGGCCTGCTCGTCGCTGATGTCGAGGAGCTGGTCGAGACCCCAGTAGGGCGCCAGCATGGCGACCGCGGACTGCACGTCGACCCGGATGTCCCCGGAGTGCACCGGCACCGGGAACGGCTCGGCCGGTGGCAGCCCCGGCCCGAACCGGCCGTCCACCAGCAGCCCCCAGACGTTGCCGAAGGAGACCTGGCCGATCAGATCCTCGATGTCGACGCCGCGGTACCGCAGCGCGCCACCGTCCCGGTCGGGCTCGGCGATCTCGGTCTCGAACGCGATGACGCCCTCGAGCCCCGGCTTGAAGTCGGACACGGCACTCCCTGGGAGACGTGAGCTGCGGTGAGTGATTCATCTTGCCCGCCGGGTAACCGCACGGTCGACCCGTGAGGATTGTGCTCTCGATGACACCCATCCTGGTTCAACTGACACCCGGCGGGCGGGGACTTAGGTTCGTTCCGTCAAAGGGGTGGCTTCGGTTTTCCGCCGCGGGTCAGCCCTGTCGAAAGGAAGTACCCCGGATGCCAACCGCTCAGCCGTCCCCCGCCGGGATGCGCCGTGACTACACCGAGCACGGACCTTTGCTGGAGAGCTCGCTGG
This window of the Actinoplanes oblitus genome carries:
- a CDS encoding citrate synthase 2, yielding MSDFKPGLEGVIAFETEIAEPDRDGGALRYRGVDIEDLIGQVSFGNVWGLLVDGRFGPGLPPAEPFPVPVHSGDIRVDVQSAVAMLAPYWGLDQLLDISDEQARKDLARVSVTALSFVAQAARGLGLPAVPQKDIDKAETIVERFMRRWRGDPDPRHVKAVDAYFISAAEHGLNASTFTTRIVASTGADVAACISSGIGALSGPLHGGAPTRVLHMLEAVERSGDAEGYVKDVLDRGERLMGFGHRVYRAEDPRARVLRRIAKDLGAPRYEVAVALETAALAELRERKPGHDLWTNVDFWSAVVLDFAEVPVHMFTSMFTCARVAGWSAHILEQKKLGRILRPALRYIGPEPRKPSEVEGWSQLTHNV